In Bacillus sp. NP247, one DNA window encodes the following:
- a CDS encoding MerR family transcriptional regulator, with product MYTISEVAKLLGVSTHTLRYYEKENILIANRDANGNRLYEESHIKWLQFVMKLKQTQMPIAKIREYARLYLEGEHTTEARLQLLENHRKSIRTQRENLEITEKMLENKIIAYKDSLKSK from the coding sequence ATGTACACAATTAGCGAGGTAGCTAAATTATTAGGAGTGAGCACACATACATTACGTTATTATGAAAAGGAGAATATATTAATTGCAAATCGCGATGCAAATGGGAATAGATTGTATGAAGAGTCACATATAAAGTGGTTGCAGTTTGTAATGAAGTTAAAACAAACACAAATGCCGATAGCGAAAATAAGAGAATACGCTAGATTATATTTAGAAGGGGAGCATACAACTGAAGCTCGTTTACAACTGTTAGAAAATCATAGGAAATCTATTCGAACTCAAAGAGAAAACTTAGAAATTACAGAGAAGATGCTCGAAAATAAAATCATTGCATACAAAGACTCGTTGAAAAGTAAATAG
- a CDS encoding multidrug efflux SMR transporter, with protein MKNKAWLYVILTCIFEVFWVFGFNTAHTWWHWVIIVGVIAVDFHFLSKACEHLATGTVYAVFAGAGTVGTFLMDVFLFGGSFSVGKLFFIVMVVAGVIGLKLADNKEETAEEIVKGAA; from the coding sequence ATGAAAAATAAAGCTTGGTTATATGTCATATTAACATGTATTTTTGAAGTCTTTTGGGTGTTCGGTTTTAATACAGCTCATACTTGGTGGCATTGGGTCATTATTGTAGGAGTTATCGCTGTTGATTTTCATTTTCTTTCTAAAGCGTGCGAACATCTTGCAACAGGGACTGTATATGCTGTGTTTGCCGGAGCTGGTACGGTAGGTACTTTCTTAATGGATGTATTCCTTTTCGGCGGTAGCTTCAGTGTAGGAAAACTATTCTTTATCGTGATGGTCGTGGCGGGTGTTATCGGTTTAAAACTGGCTGATAATAAAGAAGAAACCGCGGAAGAAATTGTGAAAGGAGCTGCTTAA
- a CDS encoding multidrug efflux SMR transporter — protein sequence MGWIFVFFAAISEIVGVIGLKMYSKDKTLANGAIYIGGFATSFAFLYTSFLFLQVSVAYAVWIGIGTAGAVLLNMFLFGESKSKARLISVALIVCGVTGLKALS from the coding sequence ATGGGTTGGATTTTCGTATTTTTTGCTGCAATTAGTGAAATAGTCGGTGTGATAGGCCTTAAAATGTATAGTAAAGATAAGACGCTAGCAAATGGAGCGATTTATATAGGTGGATTTGCAACTTCCTTCGCATTCTTATACACTTCTTTCTTGTTCTTACAAGTAAGTGTGGCTTATGCGGTTTGGATTGGCATTGGAACAGCAGGCGCAGTTTTATTAAATATGTTTCTGTTTGGTGAATCGAAAAGTAAGGCGCGTTTGATTAGCGTAGCTCTTATCGTATGTGGAGTTACGGGATTAAAGGCCCTTTCATAA
- a CDS encoding SDR family oxidoreductase, translated as MKYTVITGASSGIGYESALAFASRGKNLILVARRQEELNGLKLKINEMHPELDVIIRKTDLSVTENVYKLYESLQSFQIETWINNAGFGNFASIAEQNLNKIETMLHVNIEALTILSSLFVRDYSMIDGTQLINVSSGGGYTIVANAVTYCATKFYVSAFTEGLSHELKEQGAKLQAKVLAPGATETEFAKRSFDIDEFQYDNVVPKFHTAKQMAQFMLDLYDSDKVVGLVDGSTYNYELKNPIFNFAVRKTNSNS; from the coding sequence ATGAAATATACTGTTATTACTGGTGCTAGTTCAGGAATTGGCTATGAATCCGCTTTAGCCTTTGCATCTCGCGGAAAAAATTTAATACTTGTAGCTCGAAGACAAGAAGAATTAAACGGATTAAAATTAAAAATTAATGAAATGCATCCGGAGTTGGATGTTATCATTCGAAAAACCGATTTATCCGTCACGGAAAATGTTTATAAACTTTATGAAAGTCTACAAAGTTTCCAGATTGAAACGTGGATTAACAACGCAGGTTTTGGTAATTTCGCCTCAATTGCTGAACAAAATTTAAACAAAATAGAAACGATGTTGCATGTAAATATAGAAGCACTAACAATACTATCTTCTCTTTTCGTTCGAGATTATTCAATGATTGATGGAACACAGCTTATTAACGTTTCATCGGGCGGTGGATATACGATTGTCGCTAATGCTGTTACGTATTGCGCTACGAAATTCTATGTAAGTGCATTTACAGAAGGATTATCTCACGAACTGAAAGAACAAGGTGCAAAATTACAAGCAAAAGTTTTAGCTCCTGGTGCAACTGAAACAGAGTTCGCGAAACGCTCATTTGATATTGATGAATTCCAATACGATAATGTTGTACCAAAATTCCACACTGCAAAACAAATGGCACAATTTATGCTCGACCTTTATGATAGCGATAAAGTTGTAGGGCTTGTCGATGGTTCTACTTATAACTATGAGCTTAAAAATCCCATTTTTAATTTTGCAGTAAGAAAAACAAATTCAAATTCTTAA
- a CDS encoding TetR family transcriptional regulator: MMNKKEKIVYAAIEVFQEKGVEKTKISDIVKLAGIAQGTFYLYFPSKLSVMPAIAEVMVEKMILAVKEKVQNDAAFSSKVEQVIDAVFNFIAEYREIQALMYAGLASTEHIKEWEAVYEPLYMWLSEFLSEAKEAGEIRDSVHAERTAKLFIALVESAAEQVYLYDHKDDEQVELQKAEVLDFLTHALHIKK, encoded by the coding sequence ATGATGAATAAAAAAGAAAAAATTGTCTATGCAGCTATTGAAGTGTTTCAGGAAAAGGGCGTTGAAAAAACGAAGATTTCTGATATCGTGAAATTGGCTGGCATTGCACAAGGAACTTTCTATTTATATTTTCCTTCTAAGTTATCTGTTATGCCTGCAATAGCAGAAGTGATGGTTGAGAAGATGATACTTGCAGTGAAAGAAAAAGTACAGAACGATGCAGCTTTTTCAAGTAAAGTTGAGCAAGTAATAGATGCAGTATTTAACTTTATAGCTGAATATCGTGAAATACAGGCATTAATGTATGCGGGCCTTGCATCTACTGAACATATAAAAGAATGGGAAGCTGTGTATGAGCCTCTTTATATGTGGCTAAGCGAATTTTTAAGCGAGGCAAAAGAAGCTGGTGAAATTCGTGATTCGGTTCACGCAGAGCGAACAGCCAAGTTATTTATCGCTCTTGTTGAATCAGCAGCGGAACAAGTTTATTTATACGATCATAAAGATGATGAGCAAGTCGAGCTACAAAAGGCAGAAGTATTAGATTTTTTAACACATGCACTACATATAAAGAAATAG
- a CDS encoding N-acetyltransferase, protein MKICNAVTSDVKGIYSLIEVYAKEGVVLPRSLLSLYQYLQCLYVMKEGEEVVGVAGLHVLGEDLAEVRSLVVSHTYAGKGIGRMLVNHVMNEAAKIKVNRVISLTYETEFFQKCGFDFVNKEVLPEKVWIDCRHCPKVDYCDEVAMIRYVG, encoded by the coding sequence CGAGTGATGTGAAAGGAATTTATAGTCTCATTGAAGTTTATGCAAAGGAGGGAGTGGTTTTACCGCGTTCGCTTTTGTCTCTCTATCAATATTTGCAATGTTTATATGTTATGAAAGAAGGAGAGGAAGTCGTTGGAGTTGCCGGTTTACATGTGTTAGGAGAGGATCTTGCAGAAGTACGATCGTTAGTAGTTTCGCATACATATGCAGGAAAAGGGATCGGGCGTATGTTAGTGAATCATGTAATGAATGAGGCAGCAAAAATAAAAGTGAACAGGGTAATTTCTTTAACATATGAAACGGAATTTTTTCAAAAGTGTGGGTTTGATTTTGTGAATAAAGAAGTGTTGCCAGAGAAAGTATGGATTGATTGCAGGCATTGTCCAAAAGTTGATTATTGTGATGAAGTGGCGATGATTAGGTATGTTGGGTGA